One genomic region from Prevotella sp. Rep29 encodes:
- a CDS encoding exodeoxyribonuclease V subunit beta, whose protein sequence is MVKSLDVYKASAGSGKTFRLTLDYLSYLIGNPESFRHILAVTFTNRATEEMKRRILSGLYGIAHGLPDARGYVERLCGVSPTGEKLDEQLVAERASTALFNLLHHYNDFRIETIDSFFQRVFRNLARELNLTANLRIDLNDKQVEQQAVDQLIEELDGKDEVLTWLMDFISENIDEDKNWNVIGQVKSFGENIFKDFYKENSERLLAINEKGVFDAIKKQLMIVRNQAKNEMVSIGNAFFEDLERHGIEECNLWQKSGGPVSYFKKLRNGHFNSDIFNKRAATVYDDYRQWAPKGSAKSALIIERAEKVWHPLMEKAENMRTTQYKLYQSANLTLRHLNQLRLLGHIERRVNQLNEEANRFLLSNTQSLLSRLIQDQDSPFIFEKIGSRLKHIMIDEFQDTSTIQWKNFKILLTECMSHGNKNLIVGDVKQSIYRWRSGDWRLLNDIEAEFPHGQDQFEIKHLDTNYRSDRKVITFNNAFFEQAVILEERKLEEEGVTGSEMYRRAYADVCQQLPKWKENTDKGYVHIELLPKEDYRKNVLEKLIETVNTLIVEKGVRSNDIAILVRVNRDIPTIANHFMENMPEVKIVSDEAFKLNASVAVNMLIDALKVLNTPEDHLTMAQLAKCYQKEILQNHLSDSALFAEGRPVTELLPEAFNEEHMRLTGMPLFDLVERLYHIFHLDRLSGQSTYIATLYDILGDYLRERTPDINMFLKDWENVFSEMTVQGDEIDGIRLISIHKSKGLEFPHVIIPFCDWQLEQQGTIWCVPGEAPFNALPIVPIPYSSKQLLGTIYEKDYWQEHLQNTVDNMNLLYVAFTRARKSLIAFGKRDNNQSRSQIIQEVLPKIAEQLGDRATLEDEGNEMNIVFTYGTLEKAEERQNEMQKHALQNTFLTMPTPLRITIKSYETQAEFRQSNLSQKFIMGEPDAHQESYIKAGNVLHQIFSQIHTIDDIAIMLEQLRRDGILYQKDVSEAKIKGMLNKIISNKRIAEWFSPKWQVFNECTILTKDEQGALVQYRPDRVMTDGEETVVIDFKFGKPREEYQSQVRQYMQLLTDMGYQKISGFLWFVYKNEIQEVQLT, encoded by the coding sequence ATGGTTAAGTCTTTAGATGTTTACAAGGCGAGTGCAGGTAGTGGTAAGACGTTTAGGCTTACCTTGGATTATTTGTCATATCTGATTGGCAATCCCGAATCGTTTCGCCATATTTTAGCTGTGACTTTCACAAACCGGGCTACGGAAGAGATGAAACGTAGGATTTTGAGTGGCTTGTACGGTATCGCTCATGGTCTGCCTGATGCGCGTGGATATGTAGAGAGATTATGCGGCGTTTCCCCGACTGGTGAGAAACTGGATGAGCAGTTGGTTGCAGAGCGTGCCTCAACTGCACTTTTCAATTTACTGCATCACTACAATGATTTCCGGATTGAGACCATCGACTCGTTCTTCCAACGGGTCTTCCGCAATCTGGCTCGGGAGTTGAACCTCACTGCCAATCTGCGTATTGACCTGAACGACAAACAGGTAGAGCAACAAGCAGTCGATCAGCTTATCGAGGAGTTGGACGGGAAAGATGAAGTGCTGACGTGGTTGATGGATTTCATTTCCGAGAATATCGATGAAGACAAGAATTGGAATGTGATTGGTCAAGTCAAGTCTTTTGGCGAGAATATCTTCAAAGACTTCTACAAAGAAAATTCCGAACGCTTGCTGGCTATCAATGAGAAGGGCGTTTTCGATGCCATCAAGAAGCAGTTGATGATTGTCCGCAATCAGGCGAAGAACGAGATGGTGTCCATCGGCAATGCCTTTTTTGAGGATTTAGAGAGACATGGCATAGAAGAGTGCAATTTGTGGCAGAAGAGCGGTGGTCCCGTGTCGTATTTCAAGAAACTGCGCAATGGGCATTTCAACAGCGACATCTTCAACAAACGCGCTGCTACTGTTTATGACGACTACAGGCAATGGGCACCTAAAGGGAGTGCAAAGAGTGCGCTCATCATCGAGAGGGCTGAGAAAGTGTGGCACCCGTTGATGGAAAAGGCAGAAAACATGCGCACAACTCAATATAAGCTATATCAGTCGGCAAATCTCACGCTTCGCCATCTGAACCAATTAAGGTTGCTGGGACATATTGAGAGACGTGTGAACCAACTGAATGAAGAGGCGAACCGTTTTCTTTTGAGTAACACACAGAGCCTCCTCTCAAGACTGATTCAAGATCAAGACTCGCCATTTATTTTCGAGAAGATCGGTTCGCGCCTGAAGCATATCATGATTGATGAGTTTCAAGACACGAGCACTATTCAATGGAAAAACTTCAAGATTCTGCTGACCGAATGTATGAGTCATGGGAATAAGAACCTGATTGTCGGCGACGTGAAGCAAAGCATTTACCGATGGCGTTCGGGCGACTGGAGACTGCTGAACGATATTGAGGCAGAGTTTCCGCACGGACAAGACCAATTCGAAATCAAGCATCTTGACACCAACTACCGTTCGGACAGGAAGGTTATTACGTTCAATAACGCATTTTTCGAACAGGCGGTCATACTTGAGGAGCGGAAACTGGAAGAAGAAGGTGTGACTGGAAGCGAAATGTACAGGCGGGCTTATGCCGATGTGTGTCAACAGCTACCCAAATGGAAAGAAAACACCGACAAGGGCTATGTACACATCGAACTGCTTCCAAAAGAGGATTACAGAAAAAATGTTCTGGAGAAGCTGATAGAGACAGTAAACACCCTGATCGTGGAAAAAGGTGTCCGCAGCAATGACATTGCGATACTTGTCCGTGTGAATCGCGACATCCCGACGATAGCAAATCATTTCATGGAAAATATGCCGGAAGTGAAAATCGTTTCGGATGAGGCGTTCAAGCTGAATGCTTCAGTCGCTGTAAATATGCTTATTGATGCGTTGAAGGTCCTGAACACTCCCGAAGACCATCTAACGATGGCGCAACTGGCAAAATGTTATCAAAAAGAAATTCTTCAAAACCATCTGAGCGATTCAGCCCTGTTTGCGGAAGGACGCCCCGTCACCGAACTTCTTCCCGAAGCATTTAACGAGGAACACATGCGCCTGACGGGCATGCCTCTTTTTGACTTGGTGGAGCGACTCTATCATATTTTTCATCTCGATAGACTTTCCGGTCAGAGCACTTATATCGCCACTCTATATGATATATTAGGTGACTATTTGCGTGAACGGACTCCAGACATCAACATGTTTCTGAAAGATTGGGAGAACGTCTTTTCCGAAATGACCGTACAAGGTGATGAAATCGATGGCATCAGGCTCATTTCCATCCATAAAAGCAAGGGATTGGAATTTCCACATGTCATCATTCCGTTTTGCGATTGGCAGCTCGAACAGCAGGGAACGATTTGGTGTGTGCCAGGCGAGGCTCCATTCAATGCGCTTCCCATTGTGCCTATCCCCTATTCTTCCAAACAACTGCTCGGAACGATTTACGAGAAAGACTATTGGCAGGAGCATTTGCAGAATACCGTAGATAACATGAACCTGCTTTACGTTGCTTTCACAAGAGCCCGAAAAAGCCTGATTGCCTTTGGAAAAAGAGACAACAATCAATCGAGAAGTCAAATCATACAGGAGGTGCTTCCGAAAATTGCAGAGCAACTGGGAGACCGGGCAACGCTGGAGGATGAGGGAAATGAGATGAATATCGTTTTCACGTATGGAACACTGGAAAAAGCTGAAGAGCGCCAAAATGAAATGCAAAAGCATGCATTGCAAAACACATTCCTCACGATGCCTACACCGCTCAGAATAACTATCAAGAGCTACGAGACACAAGCCGAATTTCGACAAAGCAACCTAAGTCAGAAATTCATCATGGGAGAGCCCGACGCACATCAAGAAAGTTATATCAAAGCAGGAAATGTACTTCATCAGATTTTTTCACAGATACATACGATTGATGATATCGCTATCATGCTCGAACAACTCAGAAGAGATGGCATTCTCTATCAGAAAGATGTGAGCGAGGCAAAGATTAAAGGCATGCTCAACAAGATTATTTCCAACAAACGGATTGCGGAATGGTTCTCTCCGAAATGGCAGGTGTTCAATGAATGCACGATTCTCACAAAAGATGAGCAGGGAGCACTCGTGCAATACCGCCCCGACCGCGTGATGACTGACGGAGAGGAGACCGTTGTCATAGACTTCAAATTCGGCAAACCACGTGAAGAATACCAATCACAAGTACGTCAATACATGCAACTTCTCACCGATATGGGATACCAGAAAATCAGCGGCTTCCTTTGGTTCGTGTATAAAAATGAAATTCAAGAAGTTCAACTGACATAA
- a CDS encoding glycoside hydrolase family 125 protein: MTIRNIIAAAVCSMLAAPLSAQVHAEVDVHKRYEEVVPDNVKTYVSKRPPVEDRLFSSKIIEKTIKEMQKKLKGNPKLAWMFANCFPNTLETTVHYRVIDGEDDTFVYTGDIPAMWLRDSGAQVWPYVQFANQDEPLRRMIRGVILRQFKCINIDRYANAFNDGPTGAGWQTDETDMRPEVFERKYEIDSLCYPIRLAYWYWLVTGDASIFGEEWLQAITNVLLTFKEQQRKDGRGPYHFYRVTDRTYDTVGWGGYGAPVKPVGLIASVFRPSDDRTSLPFLVPSNFMAVSSLRKAAEILEKVNGKGTQAKECRNLADEVAAALQEYAVVDHPKYGKIYAFEVDGFGNRLLMDDANVPSLLAMGYLGDVPLDDPIYQNTRRFVWSEDNPWFFRGKAGEGIGGPHIGYDMVWPMSIMMRAFTSQDDNEIRECIHMLLATDAGTGFMHESFNKDNASNYTRPWFAWQNTLFGELILKLVNEGKTDLLM, from the coding sequence ATGACAATCCGGAATATCATCGCAGCAGCCGTCTGCTCCATGCTTGCTGCACCGCTCAGCGCACAGGTACACGCTGAGGTGGATGTGCATAAGCGTTATGAAGAGGTCGTGCCTGACAATGTGAAGACGTATGTCTCGAAGCGTCCGCCAGTGGAAGACCGCCTGTTCTCCTCGAAAATCATTGAGAAGACCATCAAGGAGATGCAGAAAAAACTGAAGGGCAACCCGAAGTTGGCGTGGATGTTTGCCAACTGTTTTCCGAACACGTTGGAGACGACTGTCCACTATCGGGTGATTGACGGCGAAGACGACACGTTTGTCTATACGGGCGATATCCCAGCCATGTGGCTGCGCGATTCGGGTGCTCAGGTGTGGCCCTACGTGCAGTTTGCCAATCAGGACGAACCGTTGCGGCGGATGATTCGCGGCGTCATCCTTCGGCAGTTCAAGTGCATCAACATCGACCGCTATGCTAATGCTTTCAATGACGGTCCGACGGGAGCCGGATGGCAAACCGACGAGACGGACATGCGCCCGGAAGTGTTTGAACGGAAATACGAGATAGATTCGCTCTGCTATCCCATCCGCCTTGCCTATTGGTATTGGTTGGTGACGGGCGATGCCTCTATCTTCGGTGAGGAATGGCTTCAAGCGATAACGAATGTGTTGCTGACCTTTAAGGAGCAGCAGCGGAAAGACGGCAGAGGACCGTATCATTTCTATCGGGTGACCGACCGCACTTACGACACGGTGGGATGGGGAGGCTATGGTGCTCCGGTGAAGCCTGTTGGACTGATAGCATCCGTCTTCCGTCCGTCAGACGACCGCACGTCATTGCCGTTCCTCGTACCATCCAACTTCATGGCTGTATCGTCGTTGCGCAAGGCAGCAGAGATATTGGAGAAAGTGAATGGTAAGGGAACTCAGGCAAAGGAGTGTCGCAATTTGGCAGACGAGGTGGCAGCAGCATTGCAGGAGTATGCTGTCGTTGACCATCCCAAATACGGGAAGATTTATGCGTTTGAGGTAGATGGCTTCGGCAACCGCCTGTTGATGGACGATGCTAACGTACCGAGTTTGTTGGCGATGGGCTATCTGGGAGACGTTCCGCTCGACGACCCAATTTATCAGAACACGCGTCGCTTCGTGTGGAGCGAAGACAACCCCTGGTTCTTCAGAGGGAAAGCAGGCGAGGGAATCGGCGGTCCGCACATCGGTTATGACATGGTGTGGCCGATGAGCATTATGATGCGAGCGTTTACATCGCAAGACGACAATGAGATTCGTGAGTGCATTCACATGCTTCTCGCAACAGATGCGGGGACGGGATTCATGCACGAGTCGTTCAATAAGGACAATGCGTCTAACTATACGCGTCCTTGGTTTGCATGGCAGAACACTTTGTTCGGTGAGTTGATTCTGAAACTGGTGAACGAAGGAAAGACGGACTTGCTCATGTGA
- a CDS encoding PD-(D/E)XK nuclease family protein, translated as MIQTFLQYVARDIIDKYGTNLSRIAIIFPNKRASLFLNQELAKVVNKPIWSPSYITISDFFRKYSKRTVCEPMELICKLHKVFCQTTGMREALEHFYGWGEILLSDFDDIDKHLADPRLIFSNIKNLRELDDTQFLNKEQKEALRHFFSNFSDENDSELKKRFQQLWSHLEEVYNNFNNILKEQNIAYEGALYREVVENEELTFEYDHYLFVGFNLLQEVERQLFIRLKKEGKAHFYWDFDHYYTDKSKHNGFMHEAGIHIAENQALFTNEFDADNKEIYRHLEEEKNISFISASTENIQARYVSQWLDDKQRIDDGNRTAIVMCNEELLPTVIHCLPPTVDEVNVTTGYPLQQTPFFSLLIHLINLQTIGYQKNRDQYILRYVTPILKHPYAKLISDKAEELRIDINKRHLYHPKRDDLCLDEGLNILFSTITDERKNLQLTKWLIAVIEQMTRTIQNQETLPDALTKDPLFQESLFRTYTLLNRLFELIEQEEVEVDTTMFLQFIKQLIRSTSIPFHGEPAVGLQIMGVLETRNLDFEHLLILSCNEGNMPKGLKDTSFIPHALRQAYGLTTTDHKVSIYAYYFYRLIQRAKDITILYNNATENGKTGEMSRFMLQLMAESGHDIQLHTLQAGQAPMTLTPKVVAKEPAVMERLKEIQRISPTAINRYLRCPLLFFYNYITGIREPENNDEDSIDNRMFGNIFHYASQLLYEPLSANGKTIHHSDIEYLQKHPELIERAVDQAFSHELFNGQSPSYNGLQLINRKVIVQYLKLLLGIDKRLVPFRILGLEKKVETTISIQTSECQRTLTIGGVIDRLDEVDGTLRVVDYKTGHRKQEKLPDVQAVFNPENIKKHSDYYLQTLLYSAIINDSESENPNKLPVSPALLFIQHSNSDNFAPTICFGNAPIKDVKPLVEEFTEQLTRLLEEIFEPTIPFQPTPYIERCESCAYRRLCGM; from the coding sequence ATGATACAGACTTTCTTACAATACGTCGCACGGGATATAATAGATAAATATGGTACCAACCTTTCGAGAATTGCTATCATATTTCCTAACAAACGGGCATCATTGTTTCTCAATCAGGAACTTGCGAAAGTGGTGAACAAACCGATTTGGAGCCCTTCATACATCACCATCAGCGATTTCTTCCGCAAATACTCCAAACGCACGGTCTGCGAGCCGATGGAACTGATATGCAAGCTCCACAAGGTCTTCTGTCAGACAACAGGAATGCGCGAGGCGCTCGAGCATTTTTATGGGTGGGGGGAAATCCTGCTCTCCGACTTCGACGACATTGATAAGCATCTGGCTGACCCGCGGCTCATTTTCTCCAACATCAAGAATCTACGGGAACTTGATGACACTCAGTTCTTGAACAAGGAACAGAAAGAGGCGCTTCGGCATTTCTTCAGCAACTTCTCCGACGAAAACGACAGCGAACTGAAAAAGCGTTTCCAGCAATTATGGAGCCATCTTGAAGAAGTTTACAACAACTTCAACAACATCTTGAAAGAACAGAACATAGCATACGAAGGGGCGCTCTACAGGGAAGTGGTGGAGAACGAGGAACTGACGTTCGAATACGACCACTACCTTTTCGTGGGCTTCAACCTCCTGCAAGAAGTAGAAAGACAACTGTTCATACGTCTGAAGAAAGAAGGGAAAGCGCACTTCTATTGGGATTTCGACCATTACTATACGGACAAGAGCAAGCATAACGGCTTTATGCACGAAGCTGGAATCCATATCGCTGAAAACCAAGCGCTATTCACCAATGAATTTGATGCTGACAACAAAGAAATCTATCGACACTTGGAAGAAGAAAAGAACATCTCGTTTATCAGTGCATCAACCGAAAATATCCAAGCGCGATACGTCAGCCAGTGGCTTGACGACAAACAGCGCATCGACGACGGAAACCGAACGGCAATCGTGATGTGCAACGAGGAACTGCTGCCGACGGTCATTCACTGTTTGCCGCCGACGGTTGACGAAGTGAATGTGACCACAGGCTATCCTCTTCAGCAGACACCTTTCTTCTCCCTACTCATCCACCTGATTAACCTGCAGACCATCGGATACCAGAAAAATCGTGACCAATACATTCTTCGATATGTAACCCCCATACTCAAGCATCCATACGCAAAGCTGATTTCCGACAAGGCTGAAGAACTGCGGATTGACATCAACAAACGGCATCTTTATCATCCGAAAAGAGATGATTTATGCTTGGACGAGGGACTGAATATCCTTTTCTCGACAATCACTGATGAAAGGAAAAACCTGCAACTGACGAAATGGCTCATAGCCGTCATTGAACAGATGACCCGCACCATACAAAATCAGGAGACCCTACCCGATGCACTGACCAAAGACCCGCTCTTCCAAGAGTCACTCTTCCGCACATACACCCTCCTGAACCGACTCTTTGAGCTTATTGAACAAGAAGAAGTGGAGGTTGACACGACCATGTTCCTGCAGTTCATCAAACAACTGATTCGCTCCACATCTATTCCTTTCCACGGAGAGCCGGCAGTCGGCTTGCAAATCATGGGAGTTCTCGAAACACGAAACCTCGATTTCGAACACCTGCTCATCCTCTCATGCAACGAAGGGAATATGCCGAAAGGACTCAAAGACACGTCGTTCATACCACATGCGCTCCGACAGGCATACGGCTTGACGACCACCGACCATAAAGTCAGCATATACGCTTATTACTTCTATCGCCTGATTCAAAGGGCAAAAGACATCACCATTCTCTATAACAATGCCACGGAAAACGGGAAGACGGGAGAGATGAGCCGCTTCATGCTCCAACTCATGGCTGAGAGCGGACACGATATTCAACTCCACACGCTACAGGCAGGACAAGCACCGATGACGCTCACGCCTAAAGTCGTTGCGAAAGAACCTGCCGTCATGGAGCGACTGAAAGAAATCCAGCGCATATCACCGACCGCCATCAACCGCTACCTGCGCTGCCCTCTGTTGTTTTTCTACAACTACATTACGGGCATCAGAGAGCCTGAGAACAACGATGAAGACAGTATCGACAACCGCATGTTCGGAAACATATTCCATTATGCCTCACAGCTCTTGTATGAACCGCTTTCAGCAAACGGAAAGACGATTCATCATTCCGACATCGAATACTTGCAGAAACACCCGGAACTAATAGAAAGGGCTGTCGATCAAGCATTCAGCCACGAACTATTCAACGGACAATCACCCAGTTACAACGGACTGCAACTAATCAACAGAAAGGTGATTGTGCAATACCTGAAACTGCTACTGGGCATTGACAAACGATTGGTGCCGTTCCGAATCTTAGGGCTTGAAAAAAAGGTGGAGACAACCATTTCCATTCAGACGTCAGAGTGTCAACGAACACTCACCATCGGAGGTGTTATAGACCGACTTGACGAGGTGGATGGCACACTGAGGGTTGTTGACTATAAAACGGGGCATCGAAAGCAGGAGAAACTGCCTGACGTGCAAGCTGTCTTTAATCCTGAAAACATCAAGAAACACAGCGACTACTACCTGCAGACACTCCTCTACTCTGCCATCATCAACGACTCAGAGAGCGAGAATCCGAACAAACTGCCCGTTTCACCGGCATTGCTGTTCATACAACATTCTAACAGCGACAATTTCGCTCCCACTATCTGTTTCGGCAATGCGCCGATTAAAGATGTGAAACCACTGGTAGAAGAGTTCACGGAGCAACTCACCAGACTCCTGGAAGAAATCTTCGAACCCACGATTCCCTTCCAGCCGACTCCCTATATTGAACGCTGTGAATCGTGTGCTTATCGGCGACTTTGCGGAATGTAA
- a CDS encoding GH92 family glycosyl hydrolase, which yields MRKLKELKVKSWCVALLLMMVAVAVHGMDRNDGFNPCSYVNPMIGSGGHGHVFVGANVPFGFVQLGPTQPTRGWDWCSGYHASDSILRGFGHQHLSGTGIGDLGDIALLPVACATQKQVKFSHQAEQVFPGYYKVMLKNPDVLVELTATKRVGFHRYTFSPYCEKPLLTLNLNQGIGWDNTKSCKMVQESATVVTGYRMSMGWARDQRVYFAAEFSQPVEQVAQEGDSIGVFAVKNVNAPVLVKVALSPVSVENAKQNLQAELAGWDFNGTVKQATAAWNEELGKIKVEGKNETNKRIFYTALYHSMIAPSVFCDVNGEYRGSDGKKHHGDFTNYTTFSLWDTYRAAHPLMSIIHPEKQADIAETMLKICEQQGKLPVWHLMGNETDCMVGNPGVAVLADLVLKGYVKDKERAFEALKKSAMCDDRGLSLLKEYGYIPCDLDSTYETVAKGLEYALADAGVAKVAKLLNKKADYKYFYNRSQSYRRYFDKQTKFMRGLTSEGKFRVPFDPFNTVHRQDDYTEGTAWQYVWLVPHDLHGLVDCFGGERPFVEKFDSLFIVSGDMGAEASPDISGLIGQYAHGNEPSHHVLYIYNYVGQPWKGAKLLRQTMKELYSDGLDGLSGNEDVGQMSSWYVLSSIGLYQVEPSGGKYVFGSPLFDDVTIQIGKGKTFRVKANNNSDTNMYVQSVKLNGKPYTKSYIMFDDIMRGGTLEFEMGATPSKFGTKKADRP from the coding sequence ATGAGAAAATTGAAAGAATTAAAGGTAAAGAGTTGGTGTGTCGCACTGTTGCTGATGATGGTAGCGGTGGCGGTGCACGGTATGGATAGGAATGATGGTTTCAATCCATGTAGTTATGTGAATCCGATGATTGGTTCGGGTGGACATGGTCATGTGTTTGTGGGTGCAAACGTTCCTTTCGGGTTCGTGCAACTGGGACCGACGCAGCCGACACGGGGATGGGACTGGTGCTCGGGCTATCATGCGAGCGACAGCATCTTGAGGGGTTTCGGTCATCAGCACCTGAGCGGAACGGGCATCGGCGACCTTGGCGATATCGCCTTGCTGCCAGTGGCTTGTGCCACGCAAAAGCAGGTGAAGTTCTCCCACCAGGCGGAACAGGTGTTCCCGGGCTATTATAAGGTGATGCTGAAGAATCCGGACGTGCTCGTGGAACTGACTGCGACGAAGCGTGTGGGCTTCCACCGCTATACGTTCTCTCCTTATTGTGAGAAACCTCTGTTGACGCTCAACCTGAATCAAGGTATCGGTTGGGACAACACGAAGAGTTGTAAGATGGTGCAGGAGAGCGCAACGGTGGTGACTGGCTACCGCATGTCTATGGGATGGGCGAGAGACCAGCGGGTGTATTTCGCTGCAGAGTTCTCGCAGCCTGTGGAGCAAGTGGCGCAGGAAGGTGACAGCATCGGGGTCTTTGCGGTGAAGAATGTGAATGCTCCCGTGCTGGTGAAGGTGGCTTTGTCGCCCGTCAGTGTGGAGAATGCGAAGCAGAACCTGCAGGCGGAGCTTGCCGGATGGGATTTCAACGGCACGGTGAAACAGGCAACTGCAGCATGGAACGAAGAACTTGGAAAAATCAAGGTGGAAGGGAAGAACGAGACAAACAAGCGCATCTTCTACACGGCACTGTATCACTCGATGATTGCTCCGTCGGTGTTCTGTGACGTGAATGGTGAGTATCGGGGCTCGGACGGAAAGAAGCATCACGGCGATTTCACGAACTACACGACGTTCTCGCTGTGGGACACCTATCGGGCTGCACATCCGCTCATGTCCATCATCCACCCGGAAAAGCAGGCAGATATTGCCGAGACGATGCTGAAGATATGCGAACAGCAAGGGAAACTGCCCGTGTGGCACCTCATGGGAAATGAGACCGACTGCATGGTGGGCAACCCTGGCGTGGCTGTGCTGGCAGACTTGGTGCTGAAAGGTTATGTGAAGGACAAGGAACGGGCGTTCGAGGCGCTGAAGAAATCGGCAATGTGTGACGACCGCGGTCTCAGCCTGTTGAAGGAATACGGCTATATTCCCTGTGACCTCGATTCTACATACGAGACGGTGGCGAAGGGACTGGAATATGCACTGGCTGATGCGGGCGTGGCGAAAGTTGCCAAGCTCTTGAACAAGAAAGCCGACTATAAATATTTTTACAACCGCAGTCAGTCTTATCGACGCTATTTCGACAAGCAAACCAAGTTCATGCGCGGCTTGACGTCGGAAGGAAAATTCCGCGTTCCGTTCGATCCGTTCAACACGGTTCACCGTCAGGACGACTATACGGAGGGAACGGCGTGGCAGTATGTGTGGCTCGTGCCGCACGACTTGCACGGATTGGTGGACTGTTTCGGCGGTGAGCGACCGTTCGTTGAGAAATTTGATTCGCTTTTCATCGTCAGCGGTGACATGGGAGCTGAGGCTTCGCCCGACATCTCGGGACTGATAGGTCAGTATGCTCACGGCAACGAGCCGAGCCACCATGTGCTATATATATATAATTATGTGGGACAGCCCTGGAAAGGTGCCAAGTTGCTCCGACAGACGATGAAGGAACTCTATTCCGACGGCTTGGATGGATTGAGCGGCAATGAGGACGTGGGACAGATGTCGTCGTGGTATGTCCTCTCATCCATCGGACTCTATCAGGTGGAACCTTCCGGCGGAAAATATGTATTTGGTTCGCCACTGTTTGATGATGTGACGATACAGATAGGGAAGGGCAAGACGTTCCGTGTGAAGGCGAATAATAACAGCGATACGAATATGTATGTACAGTCGGTGAAGTTGAACGGCAAGCCTTACACCAAGTCGTATATCATGTTTGATGACATCATGCGAGGCGGAACATTGGAGTTTGAGATGGGAGCCACTCCCTCGAAGTTTGGAACCAAAAAAGCCGACCGACCATGA